The following coding sequences lie in one Pseudomonas syringae CC1557 genomic window:
- the fadA gene encoding acetyl-CoA C-acyltransferase FadA, with translation MSLNPRDVVIVDFGRTPMGRSKGGMHRNTRAEDMSAHLISKLLERNDKVDPAEVEDVIWGCVNQTLEQGWNIARMASLLTQIPHTSAAQTVSRLCGSSMSALHTAAQAIMTNNGDVFVIGGVEHMGHVSMMHGVDPNPHMSLYAAKASGMMGLTAEMLGKMHGITREQQDAFGLRSHQLAHKATLEGKFKDEIIPMQGYDENGFLKVFDYDETIRPDTTLESLAALKPAFNPKGGTVTAGTSSQITDGASCMIVMSAQRAQDLGIQPMAVIRSMAVAGVDPAIMGYGPVPATQKALKRAGLSIADIDFFELNEAFAAQALPVLKDLKVLDKMNEKVNLHGGAIALGHPFGCSGARISGTLLNVMKQNGGTFGVSTMCIGLGQGIATVFERV, from the coding sequence ATGAGCCTTAATCCAAGAGACGTCGTGATTGTCGACTTCGGTCGCACCCCGATGGGCCGCTCCAAGGGCGGCATGCACCGTAACACCCGCGCCGAAGACATGTCCGCGCACCTGATCAGCAAGTTGCTCGAGCGCAATGACAAGGTCGACCCGGCGGAAGTCGAAGACGTGATCTGGGGCTGCGTCAACCAGACCCTGGAGCAGGGCTGGAACATCGCGCGCATGGCGTCGCTGCTGACCCAGATCCCGCACACCTCGGCTGCCCAGACGGTCAGTCGCCTGTGTGGTTCGTCGATGAGCGCGCTGCACACGGCGGCGCAGGCCATCATGACCAATAACGGCGATGTGTTCGTGATTGGCGGCGTGGAGCATATGGGCCACGTCAGCATGATGCATGGCGTAGATCCGAACCCACACATGTCCCTGTACGCCGCCAAGGCTTCCGGGATGATGGGCCTGACTGCCGAAATGCTGGGCAAGATGCACGGCATCACCCGCGAGCAGCAGGATGCCTTCGGTCTGCGGTCCCACCAGCTTGCCCACAAGGCGACGCTCGAAGGCAAGTTCAAGGACGAGATCATCCCGATGCAGGGTTACGACGAAAATGGCTTCCTCAAGGTCTTCGACTACGACGAAACCATCCGTCCGGATACCACGCTTGAAAGTCTTGCGGCGCTTAAGCCGGCGTTCAACCCAAAAGGCGGGACCGTGACGGCGGGTACTTCCTCGCAGATTACCGACGGCGCATCGTGCATGATTGTCATGTCTGCGCAGCGTGCCCAAGACCTCGGTATCCAGCCGATGGCGGTGATTCGTTCGATGGCAGTGGCGGGCGTCGACCCCGCGATCATGGGCTATGGCCCGGTTCCGGCAACGCAGAAGGCACTCAAGCGTGCTGGTCTGAGCATCGCCGACATCGACTTCTTCGAGCTCAACGAGGCTTTCGCTGCACAGGCCTTGCCGGTGCTTAAAGATCTGAAAGTACTCGACAAGATGAATGAGAAGGTTAACCTGCACGGCGGCGCCATCGCTCTGGGCCATCCATTTGGATGTTCCGGTGCGCGCATCTCCGGCACCTTGCTCAATGTCATGAAGCAGAATGGCGGCACCTTCGGCGTGTCCACCATGTGTATTGGTCTGGGTCAGGGCATCGCGACCGTTTTCGAACGCGTCTGA
- the fadB gene encoding fatty acid oxidation complex subunit alpha FadB: MIYEGKAITVKALESGIVELNFDLKGESVNKFNRLTLNELRQAVDAIKADTSVKGVIVSSGKDSFIVGADITEFVDNFKLPEAELVAGNLEANRIFSDFEDLGVPTVVAINGIALGGGLEMCLAADYRVMSSSARIGLPEVKLGLYPGFGGTVRLPRIIGADNAIEWIASGKENAAEDALKVGAVDAVVAPEKLQAAALDLIQRAISGEFDYKAKRQPKLDKLKLNAIEQMMAFETAKGFVAGQAGPNYPAPVEAIKTIQKAANFGRDKALEIEAAGFVKMAKTSAAQSLIGLFLNDQELKKKAKAYDEVARDVKQAAVLGAGIMGGGIAYQSAVKGTPILMKDIREEAIQLGLNEASKLLGGRLEKGRLTAAKMAEALNAIRPTLSYGDFGTVDLVVEAVVENPKVKQAVLAEVEANVGENTILASNTSTISISLLAKALKRPENFVGMHFFNPVHMMPLVEVIRGEKSSEEAVATTVAYAKKMGKNPIVVNDCPGFLVNRVLFPYFGGFARLVSAGVDFVRIDKVMEKFGWPMGPAYLMDVVGIDTGHHGRDVMAEGFPDRMKDDRRSAIDVLYEAKRLGQKNGKGFYAYETDKKGKPKKVNDPAVLEILKPIVYEQREVTDEDIVNWMMIPLCLETVRCLEDGIVETAAEADMGLIYGIGFPPFRGGALRYIDSIGVAEFVALADRYAELGALYQPTAKLREMAANGQSFFGQASSEV, translated from the coding sequence ATGATTTACGAAGGTAAAGCCATCACGGTTAAGGCTCTTGAAAGTGGCATCGTCGAATTGAATTTCGACCTCAAGGGTGAGTCCGTCAACAAGTTCAACCGTCTCACCCTCAATGAACTGCGCCAGGCGGTGGATGCCATCAAGGCAGACACGTCCGTCAAGGGCGTGATTGTCAGCAGTGGCAAGGATTCATTCATTGTCGGTGCCGACATCACCGAGTTCGTCGACAACTTCAAGTTGCCGGAAGCCGAACTGGTGGCAGGCAATCTTGAAGCCAACAGAATTTTCAGCGACTTCGAAGACCTTGGTGTACCTACCGTCGTAGCCATCAACGGCATCGCGCTGGGTGGCGGGCTGGAAATGTGCCTGGCCGCTGACTACCGCGTCATGTCCAGCAGCGCGCGCATCGGCCTGCCTGAAGTCAAGCTGGGCCTGTACCCGGGCTTCGGCGGCACCGTGCGTCTGCCACGCATCATCGGCGCTGACAACGCTATTGAATGGATCGCATCTGGCAAGGAAAACGCAGCAGAAGACGCTTTGAAAGTCGGTGCTGTCGATGCGGTGGTTGCGCCTGAAAAACTCCAGGCGGCGGCACTTGATCTGATCCAGCGCGCCATTTCCGGTGAGTTCGATTACAAAGCCAAACGCCAGCCAAAACTGGACAAGCTCAAGCTGAATGCCATCGAGCAGATGATGGCATTCGAAACCGCCAAGGGTTTTGTCGCAGGTCAGGCCGGGCCCAATTATCCGGCCCCCGTCGAAGCCATCAAGACCATCCAGAAAGCCGCCAACTTCGGTCGTGACAAGGCGCTGGAAATCGAAGCCGCCGGTTTCGTGAAAATGGCCAAGACCTCCGCTGCACAGAGCCTGATCGGCCTGTTCCTGAACGATCAGGAGCTGAAAAAGAAAGCCAAGGCCTACGATGAAGTCGCTCGCGACGTGAAACAGGCTGCCGTTCTGGGCGCCGGCATTATGGGCGGCGGCATTGCCTATCAGTCGGCGGTCAAAGGCACGCCGATCCTGATGAAGGACATCCGCGAAGAAGCCATCCAGCTGGGGCTGAACGAAGCCTCCAAGTTACTGGGCGGCCGTCTGGAAAAAGGCCGTCTGACCGCTGCGAAGATGGCCGAAGCGCTAAACGCGATTCGTCCTACGCTGTCCTACGGCGATTTCGGCACTGTCGATCTGGTAGTCGAAGCGGTTGTAGAAAATCCGAAGGTCAAGCAGGCCGTGCTGGCCGAGGTCGAAGCCAATGTAGGTGAAAACACCATCCTGGCTTCCAACACCTCTACTATCTCGATCAGCCTGTTGGCAAAGGCCCTCAAGCGTCCGGAAAACTTCGTCGGCATGCACTTCTTCAATCCGGTACACATGATGCCGCTGGTTGAAGTCATCCGCGGCGAGAAGTCCAGCGAAGAAGCAGTGGCAACCACCGTTGCCTACGCCAAAAAAATGGGCAAGAACCCGATCGTGGTCAACGACTGCCCAGGCTTCCTGGTCAATCGCGTGCTGTTCCCGTACTTCGGCGGTTTCGCCCGTCTGGTCAGCGCAGGCGTTGACTTCGTGCGCATCGACAAGGTCATGGAAAAGTTCGGCTGGCCGATGGGGCCTGCCTACCTGATGGACGTCGTCGGTATCGACACCGGCCACCATGGTCGTGACGTGATGGCTGAAGGTTTCCCGGACCGCATGAAAGACGACCGCCGCTCGGCCATCGACGTCTTGTACGAAGCCAAGCGACTGGGTCAGAAGAACGGCAAGGGTTTCTACGCCTACGAGACGGACAAGAAGGGCAAGCCGAAAAAGGTCAACGACCCGGCTGTGCTGGAGATACTCAAGCCGATTGTCTACGAACAGCGCGAAGTGACTGACGAAGACATCGTTAACTGGATGATGATTCCGCTCTGCCTGGAAACGGTTCGCTGCCTGGAAGACGGCATCGTCGAGACGGCTGCCGAAGCCGACATGGGTCTGATCTACGGCATCGGTTTCCCTCCTTTCCGTGGCGGTGCGCTGCGCTATATCGATTCCATCGGTGTGGCCGAATTTGTTGCCCTGGCTGACCGGTACGCCGAGCTGGGTGCCCTGTATCAACCGACCGCGAAGCTGCGCGAAATGGCCGCCAACGGCCAGAGCTTCTTCGGTCAAGCGTCTTCCGAGGTATGA
- a CDS encoding universal stress protein, whose translation MPYKHVLVAIDLTDECDPVIRRASMLAKTSGAKLSIVHIVEPMAMAFGGDVPMDLSQLQQQQFDQAKEKLKQVQAKYKDLEVDEGESHLVYGQPRQEIHQLAKNQGCDVIVVGSHGRHGLALLLGSTANDVVHGAPCDVLAVRLKKPE comes from the coding sequence ATGCCGTATAAACACGTTCTGGTTGCCATTGACCTCACCGATGAGTGTGACCCGGTCATCCGCCGCGCCAGCATGCTGGCAAAAACCAGCGGCGCGAAGTTGTCGATCGTGCACATCGTCGAGCCCATGGCCATGGCCTTCGGTGGCGACGTACCGATGGACCTTTCGCAACTGCAACAGCAGCAGTTCGATCAGGCCAAGGAAAAACTCAAGCAAGTGCAGGCCAAATACAAGGACCTGGAAGTTGACGAAGGCGAAAGCCATCTGGTCTACGGTCAGCCACGTCAGGAAATCCATCAACTGGCCAAGAACCAGGGCTGCGACGTAATCGTGGTCGGCAGCCATGGTCGTCACGGCCTGGCATTGCTGCTTGGCTCCACTGCCAACGATGTCGTGCATGGTGCGCCGTGCGATGTGCTGGCGGTACGCCTCAAGAAGCCTGAATGA
- a CDS encoding ATP-binding cassette domain-containing protein yields MTLLKFSDVSLAFGAMPLLDKVSWQIARGERVCIIGRNGTGKSSMLKLVKGVQKPDEGAVWRAPGLKIGELPQELPVADERTVFDVVAEGLDGVGALLAEYHHLAQNCVTEEDLNKLMHVQQDLEARDGWRLQQLVDSTLSRLQLPADKTLAELSGGWRRRVLLAQALVSEPDLLLLDEPTNHLDIGAIAWLEEALKDFQGAVLFITHDRAFLQNLATRILELDRGGLIDWNGDYASFLVHKEAALAAEETANALFDKRLAQEEVWIRQGIKARRTRNEGRVRALKELRVERSERRERTGKANIQLDTAEKSGKQVMILENVSFAHPGGPTLIKDFSMVLQREDRIGLLGANGTGKTTLLKLMLDNLQPTAGKVEVGTRLDVAYFDQLRHQLDLEKTVIDNVAEGRDFIDIDGQSRHVLSYLGDFLFSPQRARTPVKALSGGERARLLLAKLFSKPANLLVLDEPTNDLDVETLELLEEVLLTFKGTVLMVSHDRAFLDNVVTSTLVFEGEGKVREYVGGYQDWLRQGGSPRLLGVADTKSGKAELASAVVQAAPVAAQDMPVAKKKLSYKHQRELEALPAQIDEVEGKMAALNAEMAEPDFYQRSAEQTAAVLAQLENLQAELDTLLERWAELDE; encoded by the coding sequence ATGACCCTGCTCAAATTCAGCGATGTGTCCCTTGCTTTCGGCGCCATGCCGTTATTGGACAAGGTGTCCTGGCAGATCGCCCGTGGCGAGCGGGTGTGCATCATCGGCCGTAACGGCACAGGCAAATCCAGCATGTTGAAGCTGGTAAAAGGCGTTCAGAAGCCCGACGAAGGCGCTGTCTGGCGCGCGCCAGGCCTCAAGATCGGCGAATTGCCCCAGGAATTGCCGGTGGCCGACGAACGGACGGTGTTCGACGTGGTAGCCGAGGGGCTGGACGGCGTCGGTGCCTTGCTCGCTGAATATCATCATCTGGCACAGAACTGCGTGACCGAGGAAGACCTGAACAAGCTTATGCATGTTCAGCAGGACCTTGAAGCCCGCGACGGCTGGCGCCTGCAGCAACTGGTTGACAGCACCCTGAGCCGCTTGCAGTTGCCTGCCGACAAGACTCTCGCCGAATTGTCCGGCGGCTGGCGGCGTCGCGTTCTGCTGGCCCAGGCGCTGGTTTCCGAACCGGATCTGCTGCTGCTCGACGAACCGACCAACCACCTGGACATCGGTGCTATCGCCTGGCTTGAAGAAGCCCTCAAGGATTTCCAGGGTGCCGTGCTGTTCATCACGCACGACCGGGCATTCCTGCAAAACCTCGCCACCCGCATCCTGGAGCTGGACCGTGGTGGTTTGATCGACTGGAACGGCGATTACGCCAGCTTCCTGGTTCACAAGGAAGCCGCACTGGCCGCCGAAGAGACTGCCAACGCGCTCTTCGACAAGCGTCTGGCGCAGGAAGAGGTGTGGATTCGTCAGGGCATCAAGGCCCGCCGTACCCGTAACGAAGGTCGTGTGCGCGCGCTGAAAGAGCTGCGGGTAGAGCGCAGCGAGCGCCGTGAACGCACCGGCAAGGCCAACATTCAGCTGGACACTGCCGAGAAATCCGGCAAGCAGGTCATGATCCTTGAGAACGTCAGCTTCGCTCATCCGGGCGGGCCGACCCTGATCAAGGATTTCTCCATGGTCCTGCAGCGTGAAGACCGTATCGGTCTGCTCGGTGCCAACGGTACCGGCAAGACCACGTTGCTCAAGCTGATGCTCGACAATCTGCAGCCGACTGCCGGCAAGGTTGAGGTCGGTACGCGCCTTGACGTCGCTTACTTCGACCAATTGCGTCACCAGCTCGACCTGGAAAAAACAGTGATCGACAACGTTGCCGAAGGTCGCGATTTCATCGATATCGATGGCCAGAGCCGTCATGTGCTGAGCTACCTCGGTGACTTCCTGTTCAGCCCGCAGCGTGCCCGCACGCCGGTCAAGGCGCTGTCCGGTGGCGAGCGTGCCCGTCTGTTGCTGGCAAAACTGTTCAGCAAACCGGCCAACCTGCTGGTGCTCGACGAACCGACCAACGACCTCGATGTGGAAACGCTGGAGCTGCTCGAGGAAGTGCTGCTGACCTTCAAGGGCACTGTGTTGATGGTCAGTCACGACCGGGCATTCCTCGACAACGTCGTGACCAGTACCCTGGTGTTCGAAGGTGAAGGCAAGGTTCGCGAGTATGTGGGCGGTTATCAGGACTGGCTGCGTCAGGGCGGTTCGCCGCGTCTGCTGGGCGTTGCCGACACCAAGTCAGGCAAGGCCGAGTTGGCCAGCGCAGTGGTCCAGGCGGCTCCGGTAGCTGCGCAGGACATGCCGGTGGCAAAAAAGAAACTCAGCTACAAGCATCAGCGCGAGCTGGAAGCCCTGCCGGCACAGATCGATGAAGTGGAAGGGAAGATGGCTGCCCTGAATGCGGAAATGGCCGAGCCGGATTTCTACCAGCGTTCGGCCGAGCAGACGGCAGCGGTACTGGCGCAGCTGGAAAACCTCCAGGCTGAACTGGATACGCTGCTGGAACGTTGGGCCGAGCTGGACGAGTAA
- a CDS encoding transglycosylase SLT domain-containing protein — protein sequence MRSRFFSFLSCLLLSATAVQTAHAADLNQQRKYYDEAKRALAKGDSGPYQMYSTVLADYPLEPYLEYDELTARLKTASNAEIERFLAEHGDLPQANWMKLRWLRWLAERGDWQPFVKYYDPKMKFVELDCLYGQYQLNNNKRAEGYASAEKLWMTGKTLPAACDGFFAQWAAAGQLTEQKRWQRAKLAAQASNYSLANTLVNSLNSLAPQGRLLLAVAQKPELVNNPSQFAPVDEAMSDVVGLGLRRLAKQDPQKALSMLDGYAATMHFSREEQVEIAKEIGLTLARRYDDRALEVMTKYDPELRDDTVTEWRMRLLLRLGRWEDAYELARRLPKDLAATNRWRYWEARSLELAQPNSPLIAALYKDVAKERDFYGFLAADRTQSPYQLNNKPLVLSQALINKVRNTPGVRRALEFHDRGEIVNGRREWYHVSRLFNRDEMVAQAKLAYDMQWYFPAIRTISQAQYWDDLDIRFPMAHRDTLVREARVRGLHSSWVFAITRQESAFMDDARSGVGAAGLMQLMPATAKETARKYSIPLASPQQILDPDTNIQLGAAYLSSVHAQFNGNRVLASAAYNAGPGRVRQWLKGANHLAFDVWVESIPFDETRQYVQNVLSYSVIYGQKLNSPQPLVDWHERFFDDL from the coding sequence ATGCGCAGTCGTTTTTTCAGCTTTTTATCGTGCCTGCTCCTCTCCGCCACCGCCGTCCAGACTGCTCATGCGGCAGACCTCAACCAACAACGCAAATATTACGACGAAGCAAAGCGCGCGCTGGCCAAGGGTGATTCAGGCCCTTATCAGATGTACAGCACTGTGCTGGCCGACTATCCTTTGGAGCCGTATCTCGAATACGACGAGCTGACCGCGCGCCTGAAAACAGCGAGCAATGCCGAAATCGAGAGGTTTCTGGCAGAACATGGCGACCTGCCGCAGGCCAACTGGATGAAGCTGCGCTGGTTGCGCTGGCTGGCAGAGCGTGGTGACTGGCAACCCTTCGTCAAGTATTACGACCCGAAGATGAAGTTCGTCGAACTGGACTGCCTGTACGGACAGTACCAGTTGAATAACAACAAGCGCGCCGAAGGCTATGCCAGTGCTGAAAAGCTCTGGATGACCGGCAAGACATTGCCAGCCGCCTGTGACGGGTTCTTCGCCCAGTGGGCGGCAGCTGGCCAATTAACTGAACAGAAACGCTGGCAGCGCGCCAAGCTGGCGGCCCAGGCGAGCAACTACAGCCTGGCCAACACGCTGGTCAACAGCCTCAACTCGCTGGCTCCGCAGGGACGCTTGCTACTGGCTGTCGCGCAAAAGCCGGAACTGGTCAACAACCCTTCGCAGTTCGCCCCGGTAGATGAAGCCATGTCCGACGTGGTCGGTCTCGGCCTGCGCCGTCTGGCCAAACAGGACCCGCAGAAAGCCCTGTCGATGCTGGATGGCTATGCCGCAACCATGCATTTCTCTCGCGAAGAGCAGGTCGAGATTGCCAAGGAAATCGGCCTGACCCTGGCCCGTCGCTACGACGACCGTGCACTTGAAGTCATGACCAAATACGATCCAGAGCTGCGCGACGACACGGTCACCGAGTGGCGTATGCGCCTGCTGCTGCGCCTGGGTCGCTGGGAGGACGCCTACGAGCTGGCGCGCCGACTGCCCAAGGATCTGGCAGCGACCAATCGCTGGCGCTATTGGGAAGCCCGCTCGCTGGAGCTGGCGCAACCGAACAGCCCGCTGATTGCCGCGCTGTACAAGGATGTCGCCAAGGAACGTGACTTCTACGGTTTCCTGGCCGCTGACCGCACCCAGAGCCCATACCAGCTCAATAACAAGCCACTGGTGCTCAGCCAGGCACTGATCAACAAAGTGCGCAACACGCCAGGCGTGCGTCGCGCGCTGGAGTTTCATGATCGCGGCGAAATCGTCAACGGCCGACGCGAGTGGTATCACGTCAGCCGCCTGTTCAATCGTGACGAAATGGTCGCCCAGGCCAAACTGGCCTATGACATGCAGTGGTACTTCCCGGCGATCCGCACCATAAGCCAGGCGCAATACTGGGACGATCTGGATATCCGCTTCCCGATGGCGCATCGCGACACACTGGTACGCGAAGCCAGGGTGCGGGGCCTGCATTCAAGCTGGGTGTTTGCAATTACCCGACAGGAAAGCGCGTTCATGGACGATGCCCGCTCGGGTGTCGGCGCTGCTGGCCTGATGCAATTGATGCCGGCCACCGCCAAGGAAACAGCGCGCAAATACAGCATCCCGCTCGCCTCGCCTCAGCAGATACTGGACCCGGACACCAATATCCAGCTGGGCGCTGCCTACCTGAGCTCGGTACACGCGCAGTTCAACGGCAACCGCGTGCTCGCCTCGGCTGCGTACAACGCAGGCCCCGGCCGTGTGCGGCAGTGGCTGAAGGGCGCC